DNA sequence from the Armigeres subalbatus isolate Guangzhou_Male chromosome 1, GZ_Asu_2, whole genome shotgun sequence genome:
TTAGGGTACCATTTTCGTATCAACAAAGTAGCAGATGCCGACAAGAAAGACCACTTGTTCCTTCTTGGAGCCTTAATCCAACGTTTCAAATTTGGTTCCCGAGTACAACAACCTGGTGAAACAGCCAGTGAATTTCTTTTTTCGCTTAAACTCCAAACTGAGTATTGTAATTTCAAGGGTGATAAACAGGATCGTATACTTGATCGAATTGTCATTGGCTTGTCGGATGACGCCTTGAGACAAAAGTTATTAGCGGAAGATGGGGACAAATTGAATCTCGCtcaagttgagaaaattatttctacatggGAGTTAGCTGCTTCTAATGCAAAAATATTAACTCAAGACAATTCTTTTAAACAAATCGCTTCTATTGTTGGAAGACGTGGTAAACGCGTGGCAGATTCAAATCAAGGGTATTGTTCAGTGGGCCGAACAGGCTATAGACATTTTTCAGGTGATGACGAGCCCAACGCAAAACCCTACAATAGGTACAACGATCGAGTGAATCATCGTTCGCAGACAGGACGGGCCAGCCAAATGCGACTCCAGGAACAGCGAAAACAGTATGCAGTGGTTCACCCGGTGGAAAAGAAAAGCGATGAACAATTAGTAATCGACCGGCGAGTGTGTTACTATTGTGGAGTTCGAGGACATGTTCGCAGGAGGTGCCCGAAGCTGGAACAATTCAAGAGGATCAACAACATCAACATTGAAAAATCCTGCACGAATAATGACGATAATTTGTCGAGCATGATTAGTTGTTGGGAAGACAAGAGTGATGATTGGATCCAGGTGAATTACAGTGCATGCATGTTTCCTCCATCAACAAAAGTTGTCCATGTTTACTAGAACTGGATATTCAAGGTATCAATGTGCAGATGGAGATTGATAGTGGCTCAGACGTTTCCGTGGTTGGTAAGAagctatttttggttgaattcaATGTTCCCCTGGAAAAAAGTTCCAATAGTTTGATAGTGGTAAACGGTTCTCGATTGAAAATTGCTGGAGAAGTTATAGTTTCGGTTATTTTTCGGAATATAAAGGCAAAATTAAAACTTCTGGTATTGGATAGTGATCATGATTTTGTTCCTTTATTTGGGAGAACCTGGTTGGATGTTTTCTTTCCCaactggcgtaatagttttgatAAACAAGTAACTGGAAACAGAATAATTGAACATAAGAACAACGACTTAATGAATTATGTCAAGACTAAACTGTCTGATGTTttcattaaagatttttttactcCTATTAAAGGTAATGAAGCCGAGttggttttaaaaattgacACACCTATTTATAGGAAAGCTTTTGACGTTCCCGATGCATTAAGGGATAATAGTGCTGATATTTGTTTGCGATTCCCATTGGAGCAGTCAGTTGctgatttgaacaaaaaatttAGTGCTTGTGATACTTCTGCTGTTATGGCAGAGCAACCAAAACAGTTGATTAATACGAAATGGATTCCTTCCACAAAACATTTTGGTAGAATACACCAAGGATTTTTCTACTACAAACATCACGTTCATTTATTGAACGTTGATGGCTTTTCAAATTGGATGGAAGTTGAATGGATGAAAAATAGAAcggaatgtaaaaaaatgataaaactaCTGTTAGCATATTTGGCTAAATTTGGGTTTCCAGACAGAATGTCAAGTAGTGGTCCTCTATTAAGTCCTCATTTCTTTGAGAGGCAAGGAATATGGGGTTTAAACAATCCTCCGTATAATATTGCTATTAATGGCAAGGAGGAGAGAATAGTTGGAATGGTTAAATATGTAATGAGAAtgattttgctcgacccaaagTACTTATACGCAGAATTGGAGGATCTAATTGGactatttttaatatattttaaaaatggtATGACGATGGAAGGATTTATTTCTTCTCAGAAAGTTTTAGTATATACTTTTAAACTGTTAATCAATATGATTAATGTAAAGCAATACAACAATAACAGTAAAGTACCATTAATTAGCTGTGATTATCTCAATGATGAATTAATTACTAGATCTAATGATGATATTGGCAAAAAGCATAGAAAAGATCTTTTGGACAGCCTGATGGCTGATGATGCCTTATGGTACAGGAACAGTAACCCTCAGGATAAATGGTTGTATGCTAATTTTCGTAAACgtatttgtaaaaatattttacaGACTACAGTTGGAGGCGGAATGACGGCCACGGTACTCCGAAGTCAAATGAAGGCCGTTGGCGATGCGCGCGTCCGGAGATGTCAATCGATGATGGTACATGTCGATCCCTATGTCGATGATCCCGATCCATTACCACAACGAAGAACGCGTGTCGATGATGAGTCAGCGAAAAGCCCTTCCGGGGATTCTCGGAGTGAGCATTGTGGAGGTTCCAGTCGCCGGTCAAGCCGCATCGAAAGAAGAATAAGTAAATCGAATTTGGCGCTCGATGGCCTGCCAAGGTATTCGAAAAGAAGAAATTATATCAGATGTGATCGAATAATTGTTTGGTAAATATTTGAAAGTTACGTTTCCTTCTCAAGTCTTCTAGACTATCGAAAGTCTTGAAAAAGGGAAGGATTGATGTGTACCTTAAAATGATTTAAATGTACATTCCGTGTATTTTATGGTAACATAATTTATAGCGAACGGTAATGACCGATACCGTTCTAATAAATGGTCCGGCGACTGTCGGCCTCTTTCAACACGAACCACCAAGCGAGTAACATCTCCTTTTACAACAGCTCCGAAACCCTTCAagtatttattataatttaattaACCAATCGTTCCTCCGCGAGTATCTCCGTTCGGTTCCGTCTACCTCAGTCGCTCTTGCCGGTTATAATAATACCAtggtacaaaaatcttgaaatgagtgctataccaattattgtcttcattaaagatagccttgaaattattttcttgtcgccttgtactatggtacgaataccactaGTGTGTGCCCCATatgacacgatgatacttttatgcccagggaagtcgagacaatttccaatccgaaaattgcctagaccggcaccgggaatcgaacccagccaccctcagcatggtcttgctttgtagccgcgcatcttaccacacggctaaggagggcccccgaaAGTGATGTAGTTATTATGAATTTGTCGTTCGTAGATTATTACGGTACGGTTCATCGTCTTGTTTGTCTCTCAATTGAGTCATCGTCTTTGAGAATTGTGCTACCGTTGTTTACCGTAAGTTTGATCCTCGATAGTTTCTTCGTATTTAGATTTGTTTGTAACTgaattaattgtttgtttagaATCGTCCGCTAGTCTGAAGACAAAGAGCAGGAAAAGGTTTGTTAAGGAAGAAAACTAGATTGTATGtttattgtattttattttttatgttattattcaagaaaatatatttttagttGAGTTCGTTCACCAACCCACTTGAGATCATTTTCTTGCACCCGGAGGGTGTAACATATgtagatgacagccgtttcagggggctggAAAGAACCGAGAAAACCattgacatagggagagatatcatcgagatatagaacatcgagatgcaGAGATTACCCAAAGGTTTCCTCGTGCTCAGAACGTTCGTAAATTCTTGAAATGTTTTTGACGAGAGGTATCATTCTTGAAGATCTGAGGCTTAGccctacaaaaaaaaacatatgaatccatctagcggtgatgatgcctttctcgattcaatcatTTGGTTTCGccacatacacacggactgacagacatttgttcagttcgacgagctttTGAACGTTTTTGAACGTTGGAGGTACATATTTTggtaatattttgaaattcaaatatgtttttttttaattccttagctaaacatttcaaatcaagatttctcgagattcctcctgaagtttttttttaattgatacaGACGTACAGAATTACCTGagctgagttgaatcatccattggaatcatcgtaggttttcttttgaggcgaatgaaccacgaattgcatcagctgttgggagaaccatccatcgttcacaccgcgaaaatcggacgactgcgatgggccgggcacgtagccagaatgtcggacagtaacccggtgaaaatggttctcgacaacgatccgacgggcacaagaaggcgaggtgcgcagcgggcaaggtggatcgatcaggtggaagatgacttgcggaccctccgtagactgcgtgattggcgacgtgtagccatggaccgagccgaatggagaagactcttatataccgcacaggccacttcggccttagtctgaataaataataataataataaaataataataatagggtTTCTTTTATTCTCCtttgttaaaaattgttaatTGACGTTCGTCGCATAGAACAATGCTTGCttgtgtaaacaataaattgccaGTGATTTCAAGCataattattcaaaacgacgtatgtaacaattatgaggattcgagaaatcctttgcagaaagttggcaaaacttttaaaaactaaaccttttctccgctggcatgcatcaaAACATGACActtaataagcgtgcttcacgcCATAGctcatttaattcaaatttcctgtgaaaaacgataaaaataTACATACACCGGAATGCTGTACATACGTCgctgtacattggtcggttttccatagtgcacgattgacgcaactgcagttttgttttgttttgcttttttggtTCATAAACATAGGTtgctcttagttcccatatgttaaagcgacgtaaggggtcgtacaccaattacgtaagcacttatggggggagggggtatctttcgttttcttacgctccatataaataaaaaatgatttatatgggaaaaatcttacatgggggaggggggttgaaaaacccagaaaaaatgcttacgtaattagtgtacggcccctaagtaacagtgagacttcaaaatagaaaattctacatagggggaaagacggctttggcaggttttgttctattattggcaggggggtttttgtcgactaaattttatgaaatttggccacaatattctttgatatgcaaagaatgttctgGCCAATTtaagcctagtcagtcataaaaaacccccctgccaataatagaacaaaacctgccaaagccgtcattccccctacgtTGATTTGTAAAAAGATtaaataaggcattttatgagacagatcgaaacagctgattttctcgcgtttatctactttgacaattagtgggagcccgtttgtttggtaatttcgcgCTGAACATTCCAATGGGTCCTATCATCAATTCTGCCTGGTTTACTTTTTGTCTACCActttagaacaaagtttttcatatgattcttaaaacgtgtcgttagattattcataccattgcattctaagcatgaaatgctgaagaaaacacaaatgaaaagtaaaacgttacaaacattattttgtgttcggacctaacggaatgttcacgcagaatcataccaaaacaaaacattagaagtaaatattgtctatccggaataaatttataccgctttttatatcgatgttggatttttctccagatacaggctactttcccaacttcggaagtagtgcgctggattcgcataaagatgcgctaaacaacgcatcaattagtttgacaaataaaacttcggaagaaagttcggttcggaagtcccgacttccgaattcttacttggtgctacgccgacaataatcgggccaccgcgaaacgtctcataaaatgccttattaaagaattttaagatctaaaatcagttaaatcgatttttttttcttctttattaaataggctttcagctcttggctggttcacctctgcAAAGttaaatcgatgcgtattatataaagtcgcgtgtgattgtcatgttgtattaaaacctcgttttgtttactttggtTACATACGTCCTTATGAAAAATTAGGCTTGAATTGGTTTTAAACGTTTTCGGGAGCGAaacgattttttggcaaatgagtgaaatgatgcgtatTGGCATGAAAAACTCACGCATGATGCAATTAACTCGCAAACGAGTTTGCTCGTGCGGGAGAGCtcgatgagtgagttttatgaatgattttaccaacactgaacGGTTTATCGGAGCACCGTGGGCAGAcatctgcaaaccctggttacaaagaaaatattttgaattgttcCAAATACGACAGATTTTAGCAGGCCGATtatcggggaaactggagaAGCATTGCTCAAGTACTTTATTTTAGTATGCTAATAAATCTATGGTTACGTGGCAAGCACTTTTTTTGTTGTGATAAATCACTATGCATTTATTAGAACAGTATTTTGTCTAGAGCATACTTTATTAATCATAATTGCTTTACTGTGTGTAGTATTCTAGAGCACaatattattatatattatcGTTAAATCAATATTATGAATCCAGACCACATGAAAAGAGTATCATACTACGATGTCAAAAACAAAAAGTAGAAACCTCGCGAATTGTTCGAAAAGGCTAAACTCACCTGATTAAGGTCTCCTTTATCGCTCGGCTCCCGCCTACATCTACTTAAAAATATGCACGTCGATAAAATGATAAGCAAACGATAGATTTGTATGGGCCACCAGTCGCTCCTCCACACCTAAGAGTTCCGAATCCCCAGCGCCTGCTCCAGTTCGGCACGCTTCTGGTTGACCTTGGTGAAAAAGTAGCGGGAAACCGCTTCCTGCGTCCACGGTTGATAGTAAAACTCTGCCCGGCGTTCCTCCTCCGGATTGCCGACGATATCGGTCATCGTCTTGAGATCGCGCGTCTGGGAAACGATCCACTTGTGGATGAACGTCTGCGGATCCTTGGCGAAGctcaggaagaattcccggtTCGTCTTGAGTTGATTTATAGTTTCCACCGTGTCATGGATCTTGCTGTCCAACGTTTGAATCTCCTGCTGGGAGGCAGTGCTCAGCAGGAAATTGTTCATCTGATTTTTGAGGGTGTCGTCCACCTCGACATCAATGTCGTAACAAGCGGTTTGCTTGTTCTCCAGACCACCTTCCACGGTGATGACGTGATTGATAACAATCGGATCCGGAGGGTGCAACAGCGGGTTCAAGCGTTGCGGAATCTCCGCAAATTTCATGCGCTGACAACCGAAAATCTGTTCTAGATATTTATCGCACGTGATATATTCGCGCTCATGGGCGTCCTGTAGTTTGTGCGTCTTGATGTACTGCCACAAGGCGGAAATGATAACCGGGCGAGTTTGGGTGTGAACTCCCAGCAGTCGTGCCAGTCGCGGATCCAATTTGAACTGCAACGGCTGATAATCCAGCAGTAACAGAATCGTGCATCGGACATTGCGATCTCCAGGACGCTTGACCTGGAATCCGTCCGTCTCCTGAGTGGAATGTGTGCGGTGCCACTCGACCAGATGATTGTCCGGTCCATACAGTTCCTTATCCAGCTCAATGACCAACGATTTGAAGAAGCTGGAAAACTTACGCTTGATCTTGTTCGGGTCGGATTTGTTGTCCTCCAGCAGACGACCTTCCACACGAAGTTCCCACGACGCAACCGAACTTTCCGCGCCCTGATCACCACCCTCGGTTTCCTTACTCGGGTAGAACGTGTTCGAAATGAAGATTCGAAGCTTACGCTTCTGCTTCATAGGACGCTTCAAGGCTTCCTGAATATCCAGCCTTTTGCGCATAATGGTAGCGTCCAACTTACGTTCGAACGCCAACAGATCCATATAGGCTTGCGATTCCGGTACCAGGTCGCGTACCTTTTGAGGCAAAATTTTGTCTgctaacttcttcttctttttcactgGGAAGTCACTGAAAAAACAAATGAGTTGAGTAATCTTTTTAGGACGTCTACTTCCGTGAAAGTTCCTACCTCTTAGCCGGCGGTTGGCTCATCGTGCTGCGATTATCCGCCGGACGTTTACTCCCCCCGGAAGACCCACTCGGCATCGGTGACCCACGCATACTCCCCGATTGGAATCCCGGCTGCATCGGACGCTGATGCATTGCTGGCTGGCTTGGGGGCGGAGGCCCTCCAGGCATCTGGGGAGGCGGAGTATATCCACGGGGCTGAACAAAGTAAACCCAATGCTCGGTaacgtgagaaaaaaaaatctatttgatTGGCAACTCACCGGAAAGTTGTTCCCTGGTCCGTACGGACGCATCCCGGGCGGTGGTTGATTTGGCTGTCCGGCCGGAGAAGGTGGATAGCGCTGTGGGCCGGGAGCTCCGGGTGGAGCACCACTGGGCCCCGCTGGAGGAAAGCGTTGCGACATTTTTTTTCGGCGCTTCCTGCTCCTGCTGGCAGTTAAATCACTCACTAGATCGATTAAATCTGAAAACACATAATATGGTAGATTGCGTTGACACACTTTATTGAAGGAAAACTGATcagaaatttacaaaatttgcgAAAAACCAAGCAGCGACGACAAGTTTTTCTTCTCCGAGGATGCGATTTTGACAGCTCTGTTCGGCATTTTGTTTTCCACACGCACACATTGTAAGCACACACGTTACTTACGTTACCCATGATGTTGGTAACGTAGGAGGATTTTGGTATTCTCTCAGATCTCACGAGCTGATGGGatctgacaaaaaaaaataaagcgcGCGTTAGTTAGTGGACTTGTTTATCTGGCGGTTAGTATTCTTCGGCTTCCAAAaatgcttaaattgatatgattttaaatatattttcattattttagtgGATTGTTAAAATGTCCAAAAGAAAATTACCCTTATGGATGCGAGACGCGGAACTTTCACCTGTTCCAGTAGCAGGGAAAAGGATTGCTTTATCGGAGAAGGAAACCAATGTCGATGCGGTAGATGAAAACGAAAGTTCAAAACCCACCACTAAAATAGAAAAAGAGCAGAATCAGGACCAGGAGGATACTCCTCGTCGAAGGCTACGAAGCAATTTCAaaattccggatgaaattcCCAAACGGGAACCGGTAATCCAATTGAACATTGAGGACGTCCCTTTCATCGAGTACAAAGGGGAAATTCGCTATTACACGGATATGCGGGACATGGCCTTTGCGTGCGACCAGCTGTTCCAGTGGGTTGAAAGCACATCGGCGAACGAACATCCGGTGGTGCCGATTGCGTTCGATCTCGAGTGGCCGTTCAGTTTCCAGACCGGACCAGGAAGAACCGCACTGATGCAGTTGTGCGTTCAAACGGACGTTTGTCATCTGTTTCAGTTGTcttgtttgaagaaacttccggcaGCGATGCTGCAGCTGTTGAATCACCCGCGGGTCCAACTGCACGGGGTCAATGTGAAGAACGATTTCCGAAAGTTGGCGCGAGACTTTCCGGAAGCGAATGCGGATCAAATGATAGAGAAGTGTGTGGATTTGGGTGCGTGGTACAATCGGATTCACGGTTCGACTGGGTTGTGGAGCATGGAGCGGCTGGTGCTGCAAGTTTGTCGCCTGCGAGTGGACAAGAACAAGAAGGTCCGGATGAGCAAGTGGCATGTGCTGCCGCTGAGCGATGACCAAAAGATGTATGCGGCGGTTGATGTTTATGTAAGTATGATTCTTCTGCTAGACTAAGTTTACACTCGCATACCCATTTTTGAGAACAATTTCCAACATTTTTGCAAACTTACCGCGTTTAGGATCaaaaatatccaactccgtggtacttatgagggtgtcgctgagtcggaggcctctttttttttcttcctaagcaatggagggggaatctgctcaacagacatcctgggttgtccaggaagtgcggggttagggatcacctccaacagcaaacgagggaggcaggactacatccccgacccgctaaaccgtttccattgccgccaagcccatagtcccttcggtacaaccagaaagtaatgcttcaaagggggccagtgcgtgtccttgcagcaccgaacatcgtaactcgcttttttagaagaacaccatggtatcgtgccagcgcgttaccggctttccaggtggccttaccacgccctatgtcctcggaaggtgggaagggtcgacttcgcgcctgcttccctctgcacgactggtatcaagaatgatgatgccgcgtgcaccccaaattgacctctctgcgatagggcctattcgccagcacacagagggacttgccgacgcggtgcctacgcctgccccagccttgacgaggacccctttccgtcctcgggctcggaacccgcccggttgaccgacgccgcgaaagcgacgataccatgttcttcgcgcggccacttgttcgataaaaggatcgagttcgaccacagagcatgaccaccggtatgacccatgaagccgactccgatttcttggaccacctcttatttgcgcctgaactagccatccttgagtccacgcgccaccttctgtgtagcttcgagacgatttgggcgatagccgataaaacggcgttccagccaacttcatatttacacatcctccgaactaggttgtccggggtagtgtccagaccacatgtggtcacgcattgcgcgaaaacgtgagcatacggacaacacgtgttccgccgtttcctctaaacctgcgcacaccaaacactcgggcgaggccgagcaagccagctgcgttacctgcactgtgaatttgcagcacgcttaaacgccgggcacttcgaaccccccatggaacaaatggaacaaatcaaacaattgggagggttcgtgcagcattgtgccttatgtccctccaatccgcagcgtcggcagagattgcttctgtcagggcctttgcagtcccattgcttgtgccccggttccaggcacttgaagcaaacttcgggttgctcgtatatgcccacagggcataccttgacgctccctaacttgaatACCTTGGaagcgtccgctgcagatagtcgaaccaatgctacctgcgtccctgccggacctttccgtagccaaacggctgcggtgggcgtctccacttcacactgtcgccgcagtgccgtgacaagctcttcgacttcgatgatctcgtccaggtctttaacccttagattcacctccgtcgtgagtgccctcaccttgaccgtctcgcctaggacttcctccgccaacttcttgtaggcggcgcccttttacgagacgccccgcttcagctcgaggatcatcttgcccatccgggtacgtcttattcgacgtacgtcggcgccgagttcaccgagcttgacgtcactcctcatcgccttcaagacgtccgagtacttagcctcatcCGCCGtaatgactagggcatcgcccctggagcgattggcgcctaccctagacttcttgctaccctcattcgcctgggccttcttttcggcccttgacgtcttcggtttcctcttgttcttggccagggtccaggaggcgtcatccccctctatttccatggtctggggcggctgagagctttCAGCCTGCTGTAACCCCTTACcatcgtctttcctgggtggacggacctttccaggtccttcctcccccggttttggaggtacctggccggggttcagcttcccagccccactacccttgttcggggtagtaaaccaccgcgttttggagcggcccccctggagactgtctcccccgtttttgtgtctgctccgttggagcagtcacccccgacgtacccgcaaatacttgagcctcagtctgggtagactttggtaccaccgtcttcgctggcacgccttcggtcgattcgaccttgcacgagttcgcgaatccttgggcctcagtctgggtagacctcgactaccactaattgaagaattgacttggttttccattttggtcccacgagttgctcgggaaaagaggtccaccacacCAGagcagagcccagcatgacgcggtaagggacaattactgtggagggtgcccaggtaccccacaggctccgttaaaggcctagcttattatttctcGCTTGACGCCTttggattaggggttagggacgatggtcccggtctaactcgcagtggtcatggggagggatcgtcaagcccttggacaaagtccctgctgcccccgagtTGGAGGACCCCGAGTCGGATGGACGTAgcaatcctcatgcttttgggatttttgtcctagattgaaaatgccgcctcgcagcttagtgttcattaagcacttccacagtagctgttgttaactgcgaggtttcaaagccgagttacaatttttgcatgcgTATATCGTGAGGCTACCACGTTCGTTGAAAAAAGGACGTCTCTCTCGCTGGATTTCAAATGGGGTGGTggattttgtttgatt
Encoded proteins:
- the LOC134213072 gene encoding uncharacterized protein LOC134213072 → MISYVAPNIDPYRKGQSFASWFKRLGYHFRINKVADADKKDHLFLLGALIQRFKFGSRVQQPGETASEFLFSLKLQTEYCNFKGDKQDRILDRIVIGLSDDALRQKLLAEDGDKLNLAQVEKIISTWELAASNAKILTQDNSFKQIASIVGRRGKRVADSNQGYCSVGRTGYRHFSGDDEPNAKPYNRYNDRVNHRSQTGRASQMRLQEQRKQYAVVHPVEKKSDEQLVIDRRVCYYCGVRGHVRRRCPKLEQFKRINNINIEKSCTNNDDNLSSMISCWEDKSDDWIQVNYSACMFPPSTKVVHVY
- the LOC134206872 gene encoding brahma-associated protein of 60 kDa isoform X2, translating into MSQRFPPAGPSGAPPGAPGPQRYPPSPAGQPNQPPPGMRPYGPGNNFPPRGYTPPPQMPGGPPPPSQPAMHQRPMQPGFQSGSMRGSPMPSGSSGGSKRPADNRSTMSQPPAKSDFPVKKKKKLADKILPQKVRDLVPESQAYMDLLAFERKLDATIMRKRLDIQEALKRPMKQKRKLRIFISNTFYPSKETEGGDQGAESSVASWELRVEGRLLEDNKSDPNKIKRKFSSFFKSLVIELDKELYGPDNHLVEWHRTHSTQETDGFQVKRPGDRNVRCTILLLLDYQPLQFKLDPRLARLLGVHTQTRPVIISALWQYIKTHKLQDAHEREYITCDKYLEQIFGCQRMKFAEIPQRLNPLLHPPDPIVINHVITVEGGLENKQTACYDIDVEVDDTLKNQMNNFLLSTASQQEIQTLDSKIHDTVETINQLKTNREFFLSFAKDPQTFIHKWIVSQTRDLKTMTDIVGNPEEERRAEFYYQPWTQEAVSRYFFTKVNQKRAELEQALGIRNS
- the LOC134206872 gene encoding brahma-associated protein of 60 kDa isoform X1, which encodes MGNVSNVCAYNVCVWKTKCRTELSKSHPRRRKTCRRCLVFRKFYLIDLVSDLTASRSRKRRKKMSQRFPPAGPSGAPPGAPGPQRYPPSPAGQPNQPPPGMRPYGPGNNFPPRGYTPPPQMPGGPPPPSQPAMHQRPMQPGFQSGSMRGSPMPSGSSGGSKRPADNRSTMSQPPAKSDFPVKKKKKLADKILPQKVRDLVPESQAYMDLLAFERKLDATIMRKRLDIQEALKRPMKQKRKLRIFISNTFYPSKETEGGDQGAESSVASWELRVEGRLLEDNKSDPNKIKRKFSSFFKSLVIELDKELYGPDNHLVEWHRTHSTQETDGFQVKRPGDRNVRCTILLLLDYQPLQFKLDPRLARLLGVHTQTRPVIISALWQYIKTHKLQDAHEREYITCDKYLEQIFGCQRMKFAEIPQRLNPLLHPPDPIVINHVITVEGGLENKQTACYDIDVEVDDTLKNQMNNFLLSTASQQEIQTLDSKIHDTVETINQLKTNREFFLSFAKDPQTFIHKWIVSQTRDLKTMTDIVGNPEEERRAEFYYQPWTQEAVSRYFFTKVNQKRAELEQALGIRNS
- the LOC134206873 gene encoding 3'-5' exonuclease, giving the protein MSKRKLPLWMRDAELSPVPVAGKRIALSEKETNVDAVDENESSKPTTKIEKEQNQDQEDTPRRRLRSNFKIPDEIPKREPVIQLNIEDVPFIEYKGEIRYYTDMRDMAFACDQLFQWVESTSANEHPVVPIAFDLEWPFSFQTGPGRTALMQLCVQTDVCHLFQLSCLKKLPAAMLQLLNHPRVQLHGVNVKNDFRKLARDFPEANADQMIEKCVDLGAWYNRIHGSTGLWSMERLVLQVCRLRVDKNKKVRMSKWHVLPLSDDQKMYAAVDVYIGQEMYLKLKEKEQKLEQEQLELDLALNPSTAE